In Drosophila nasuta strain 15112-1781.00 chromosome 2R, ASM2355853v1, whole genome shotgun sequence, a single genomic region encodes these proteins:
- the LOC132784812 gene encoding uncharacterized protein LOC132784812 isoform X1 encodes MYPQAIVHFTIAFQNRKIESTFGDLHNIKREQQIQFKDMNETRRTVGGIALPALLLTLLLLFVSHTECRAAGESENESDIASLPPDVDNVELHRVKLDNGVMTEDHPIVMYKEDFVNEDYDPTQSETKAKPTRKYKQLKRMRHHYSTAEKIRFDVLPETPIFVDDADDFGADNFEAGSLLEPSKQETLQKYPKKYHSRQRRQAYYNFSRNNHDVQPYQNRPASVSNSLSFGHPNLNPRNPVEDKEPKYHGNRLLMQPPRWEPSPQRRPATNRPTTSAPAASRRTTPRVSSCVWAIVNCCSQGNSDIHYNCFEEFGCHGAFWGVNPCADNVRDGAIASLTRSFSTGPPSLRQYLPI; translated from the exons ATGTACCCGCAAGCTATTGTTCATTTTACAATTGCTTTCCAAAACAGAAAGATCGAAAGCACATTTGGTGACTTACACAATATCAAA AGagaacaacaaattcaattcaaggATATGAACGAAACGAGACGAACAGTCGGTGGCATTGCACTTCCGGCACTGCTattgacgctgctgctgctgtttgtgtcCCATACCGAGTGTCGAGCTGCGGGGGAGTCGGAAAATGAGTCTGATATTGCATCGCTTCCTCCGGATGTGGATAACGTGGAG TTGCATCGAGTGAAGCTCGACAATGGCGTTATGACTGAGGATCATCCCATTGTTATGTACAAAGAGGACTTTGTCAACGAGGATTATG ATCCCACCCAGAGTGAAACCAAGGCAAAACCTACAAGGAAATACAAGCAACTGAAGCGCATGCGTCATCATTACAGCACCGCAGAGAAGATACGCTTCGATGTGCTGCCCGAGACACCAATCTTTGTGGACGATGCCGATGACTTTGGTGCCGATAACTTTGAGGCCGGCTCGCTATTGGAGCCCTCCAAGCAGGAGACTTTGCAGAAGTATCCCAAGAAGTATCACAGTCGTCAGCGTCGTCAAGCGTACTACAACTTCAGCCGAAACAACCACGATGTGCAGCCCTATCAAAATCGCCCCGCTTCCGTATCTAATTCTCTGTCATTTGGGCACCCAAATCTAAACCCACG TAATCCGGTAGAGGACAAGGAACCCAAGTATCATGGTAATCGACTGCTAATGCAACCGCCTAGATGGGAGCCCAGCCCACAAAGACGTCCAG CCACAAATAGGCCGACGACATCCGCACCAGCAGCGTCGAGAAGAACCACACCGAGGGTGTCAAGCTGTGTCTGGGCCATTGTCAACTGTTGTTCGCAGGGCAACAGTGATATCCACTATAATTGCTTTGAGGAATTTGGCTGTCACGGCGCCTTTTGGGGCGTCAATCCCTGTGCGGACAATGTGCGCGATGGTGCGATTGCCTCATTAACGAGATCCTTTTCAACCGGTCCTCCATCCCTACGCCAATACCTacctatttaa
- the LOC132784812 gene encoding uncharacterized protein LOC132784812 isoform X2 has product MNETRRTVGGIALPALLLTLLLLFVSHTECRAAGESENESDIASLPPDVDNVELHRVKLDNGVMTEDHPIVMYKEDFVNEDYDPTQSETKAKPTRKYKQLKRMRHHYSTAEKIRFDVLPETPIFVDDADDFGADNFEAGSLLEPSKQETLQKYPKKYHSRQRRQAYYNFSRNNHDVQPYQNRPASVSNSLSFGHPNLNPRNPVEDKEPKYHGNRLLMQPPRWEPSPQRRPATNRPTTSAPAASRRTTPRVSSCVWAIVNCCSQGNSDIHYNCFEEFGCHGAFWGVNPCADNVRDGAIASLTRSFSTGPPSLRQYLPI; this is encoded by the exons ATGAACGAAACGAGACGAACAGTCGGTGGCATTGCACTTCCGGCACTGCTattgacgctgctgctgctgtttgtgtcCCATACCGAGTGTCGAGCTGCGGGGGAGTCGGAAAATGAGTCTGATATTGCATCGCTTCCTCCGGATGTGGATAACGTGGAG TTGCATCGAGTGAAGCTCGACAATGGCGTTATGACTGAGGATCATCCCATTGTTATGTACAAAGAGGACTTTGTCAACGAGGATTATG ATCCCACCCAGAGTGAAACCAAGGCAAAACCTACAAGGAAATACAAGCAACTGAAGCGCATGCGTCATCATTACAGCACCGCAGAGAAGATACGCTTCGATGTGCTGCCCGAGACACCAATCTTTGTGGACGATGCCGATGACTTTGGTGCCGATAACTTTGAGGCCGGCTCGCTATTGGAGCCCTCCAAGCAGGAGACTTTGCAGAAGTATCCCAAGAAGTATCACAGTCGTCAGCGTCGTCAAGCGTACTACAACTTCAGCCGAAACAACCACGATGTGCAGCCCTATCAAAATCGCCCCGCTTCCGTATCTAATTCTCTGTCATTTGGGCACCCAAATCTAAACCCACG TAATCCGGTAGAGGACAAGGAACCCAAGTATCATGGTAATCGACTGCTAATGCAACCGCCTAGATGGGAGCCCAGCCCACAAAGACGTCCAG CCACAAATAGGCCGACGACATCCGCACCAGCAGCGTCGAGAAGAACCACACCGAGGGTGTCAAGCTGTGTCTGGGCCATTGTCAACTGTTGTTCGCAGGGCAACAGTGATATCCACTATAATTGCTTTGAGGAATTTGGCTGTCACGGCGCCTTTTGGGGCGTCAATCCCTGTGCGGACAATGTGCGCGATGGTGCGATTGCCTCATTAACGAGATCCTTTTCAACCGGTCCTCCATCCCTACGCCAATACCTacctatttaa
- the LOC132784810 gene encoding uncharacterized protein LOC132784810 isoform X2: MYLQAIVQFTIAFRSGKIESTFGDLHNIKREQQIQFKDMNETRRTIGGIALPALLLTLLLLLVSQTECRAAGESENESDIASLPPDVDNVELHRVKLVNGVMTEDHPIVMYKEDFVNEDYDPTQSETKAKPTRKYKQLKRMRHHYSTAEKIRFDVLPETPIFVDDADDSGADNFEAASLLEPSKQETLQKYPKKYHSRQRRQVYYYNRNHYYVQPYQYAPSPAPYYLPVATPNQYQHSQVEGKKPKYRGKQPPWQTKPTKPSMPTDIGTRLGEPDENSLFHDSNPANADFSVFNQPRPAADTPRPSSSNRQTPTTRPPFGGFQSPPESPVEQPPSWEPSPQRRPASALSSRPRPAPAYRQDVLVYPEEPSYKEGSACHRASHVCCSLSNLASLYDCFQHLNCENSISEILSTCS; encoded by the exons ATGTACTTGCAAGCAATTGTTCAGTTTACAATTGCATTCCGAAGCGGAAAGATCGAAAGCACATTTGGTGACTTACACAATATCAAA AGagaacaacaaattcaattcaaggATATGAACGAAACGAGACGAACAATCGGTGGCATTGCACTTCCGGCACTGCTattgacgctgctgctgctgcttgtgtcCCAAACCGAGTGTCGAGCTGCGGGGGAGTCGGAAAATGAGTCTGATATTGCATCGCTTCCTCCGGATGTGGATAACGTGGAG TTGCATCGAGTGAAGCTCGTCAATGGCGTGATGACTGAGGATCATCCCATTGTTATGTACAAAGAGGACTTTGTCAACGAGGATTATG ATCCCACCCAGAGTGAAACCAAGGCAAAACCTACAAGGAAATACAAGCAACTGAAGCGCATGCGTCATCATTACAGCACCGCAGAGAAGATACGCTTCGATGTGCTGCCCGAGACACCAATCTTTGTTGACGATGCCGATGACTCCGGTGCCGATAACTTTGAGGCCGCCTCGCTGTTGGAGCCCTCCAAGCAGGAGACTCTCCAGAAGTATCCCAAGAAGTACCACAGTCGTCAGCGTCGACAAGTGTACTACTACAACAGAAACCACTACTATGTCCAGCCCTATCAATATGCCCCCTCTCCCGCACCATATTATCTGCCAGTTGCGACACCAAATCAATACCAACA TAGTCAGGTAGAGGGCAAGAAACCTAAATATCGTGGCAAGCAACCGCCATGGCAAACGAAGCCCACGAAACCCAGCATGCCCACCGATATTGGCACACGTCTAGGCGAACCCGATGAAAACTCTTTGTTCCATGACTCGAATCCTGCCAATGCCGACTTCTCGGTATTCAATCAACCCAGGCCAGCAGCAGACACTCCCAGACCAAGCTCAAGCAATCGTCAAACGCCAACAACTCGCCCTCCTTTCGGTGGATTCCAGTCCCCACCAGAGTCACCAG TGGAGCAACCGCCTAGTTGGGAGCCCAGCCCACAAAGACGTCCAG cttCTGCGCTCTCCTCTCGCCCCCGTCCAGCGCCCGCGTATCGCCAGG ACGTCCTCGTGTATCCCGAGGAGCCGAGCTACAAGGAGGGCAGCGCCTGCCATCGGGCCTCGCATGTCTGCTGCAGTCTCTCTAATCTGGCATCGTTGTACGATTGTTTCCAGCATCTGAACTGTGAGAACAGCATCTCTGAGATACTCTCGACCTGCTCTTAG
- the LOC132784810 gene encoding uncharacterized protein LOC132784810 isoform X3 — protein sequence MNETRRTIGGIALPALLLTLLLLLVSQTECRAAGESENESDIASLPPDVDNVELHRVKLVNGVMTEDHPIVMYKEDFVNEDYDPTQSETKAKPTRKYKQLKRMRHHYSTAEKIRFDVLPETPIFVDDADDSGADNFEAASLLEPSKQETLQKYPKKYHSRQRRQVYYYNRNHYYVQPYQYAPSPAPYYLPVATPNQYQHSQVEGKKPKYRGKQPPWQTKPTKPSMPTDIGTRLGEPDENSLFHDSNPANADFSVFNQPRPAADTPRPSSSNRQTPTTRPPFGGFQSPPESPVEQPPSWEPSPQRRPATNRPTTSAPAASRRTTPRVSSCVWAIVNCCSQGNSDIHYNCFEEFGCHGAFWGVNPCADNVRDGAIASLTRSFSTGPPSLRQ from the exons ATGAACGAAACGAGACGAACAATCGGTGGCATTGCACTTCCGGCACTGCTattgacgctgctgctgctgcttgtgtcCCAAACCGAGTGTCGAGCTGCGGGGGAGTCGGAAAATGAGTCTGATATTGCATCGCTTCCTCCGGATGTGGATAACGTGGAG TTGCATCGAGTGAAGCTCGTCAATGGCGTGATGACTGAGGATCATCCCATTGTTATGTACAAAGAGGACTTTGTCAACGAGGATTATG ATCCCACCCAGAGTGAAACCAAGGCAAAACCTACAAGGAAATACAAGCAACTGAAGCGCATGCGTCATCATTACAGCACCGCAGAGAAGATACGCTTCGATGTGCTGCCCGAGACACCAATCTTTGTTGACGATGCCGATGACTCCGGTGCCGATAACTTTGAGGCCGCCTCGCTGTTGGAGCCCTCCAAGCAGGAGACTCTCCAGAAGTATCCCAAGAAGTACCACAGTCGTCAGCGTCGACAAGTGTACTACTACAACAGAAACCACTACTATGTCCAGCCCTATCAATATGCCCCCTCTCCCGCACCATATTATCTGCCAGTTGCGACACCAAATCAATACCAACA TAGTCAGGTAGAGGGCAAGAAACCTAAATATCGTGGCAAGCAACCGCCATGGCAAACGAAGCCCACGAAACCCAGCATGCCCACCGATATTGGCACACGTCTAGGCGAACCCGATGAAAACTCTTTGTTCCATGACTCGAATCCTGCCAATGCCGACTTCTCGGTATTCAATCAACCCAGGCCAGCAGCAGACACTCCCAGACCAAGCTCAAGCAATCGTCAAACGCCAACAACTCGCCCTCCTTTCGGTGGATTCCAGTCCCCACCAGAGTCACCAG TGGAGCAACCGCCTAGTTGGGAGCCCAGCCCACAAAGACGTCCAG CCACAAATAGGCCGACGACATCCGCACCAGCAGCGTCGAGAAGAACCACACCGAGGGTGTCAAGCTGTGTCTGGGCCATTGTCAACTGTTGTTCGCAGGGCAACAGTGATATCCACTATAATTGCTTTGAGGAATTTGGCTGTCACGGCGCCTTTTGGGGCGTCAATCCCTGTGCGGACAATGTGCGCGATGGTGCGATTGCCTCATTAACGAGATCCTTTTCAACCGGTCCTCCATCCCTACGCCAATAA
- the LOC132784810 gene encoding uncharacterized protein LOC132784810 isoform X1 yields the protein MYLQAIVQFTIAFRSGKIESTFGDLHNIKREQQIQFKDMNETRRTIGGIALPALLLTLLLLLVSQTECRAAGESENESDIASLPPDVDNVELHRVKLVNGVMTEDHPIVMYKEDFVNEDYDPTQSETKAKPTRKYKQLKRMRHHYSTAEKIRFDVLPETPIFVDDADDSGADNFEAASLLEPSKQETLQKYPKKYHSRQRRQVYYYNRNHYYVQPYQYAPSPAPYYLPVATPNQYQHSQVEGKKPKYRGKQPPWQTKPTKPSMPTDIGTRLGEPDENSLFHDSNPANADFSVFNQPRPAADTPRPSSSNRQTPTTRPPFGGFQSPPESPVEQPPSWEPSPQRRPATNRPTTSAPAASRRTTPRVSSCVWAIVNCCSQGNSDIHYNCFEEFGCHGAFWGVNPCADNVRDGAIASLTRSFSTGPPSLRQ from the exons ATGTACTTGCAAGCAATTGTTCAGTTTACAATTGCATTCCGAAGCGGAAAGATCGAAAGCACATTTGGTGACTTACACAATATCAAA AGagaacaacaaattcaattcaaggATATGAACGAAACGAGACGAACAATCGGTGGCATTGCACTTCCGGCACTGCTattgacgctgctgctgctgcttgtgtcCCAAACCGAGTGTCGAGCTGCGGGGGAGTCGGAAAATGAGTCTGATATTGCATCGCTTCCTCCGGATGTGGATAACGTGGAG TTGCATCGAGTGAAGCTCGTCAATGGCGTGATGACTGAGGATCATCCCATTGTTATGTACAAAGAGGACTTTGTCAACGAGGATTATG ATCCCACCCAGAGTGAAACCAAGGCAAAACCTACAAGGAAATACAAGCAACTGAAGCGCATGCGTCATCATTACAGCACCGCAGAGAAGATACGCTTCGATGTGCTGCCCGAGACACCAATCTTTGTTGACGATGCCGATGACTCCGGTGCCGATAACTTTGAGGCCGCCTCGCTGTTGGAGCCCTCCAAGCAGGAGACTCTCCAGAAGTATCCCAAGAAGTACCACAGTCGTCAGCGTCGACAAGTGTACTACTACAACAGAAACCACTACTATGTCCAGCCCTATCAATATGCCCCCTCTCCCGCACCATATTATCTGCCAGTTGCGACACCAAATCAATACCAACA TAGTCAGGTAGAGGGCAAGAAACCTAAATATCGTGGCAAGCAACCGCCATGGCAAACGAAGCCCACGAAACCCAGCATGCCCACCGATATTGGCACACGTCTAGGCGAACCCGATGAAAACTCTTTGTTCCATGACTCGAATCCTGCCAATGCCGACTTCTCGGTATTCAATCAACCCAGGCCAGCAGCAGACACTCCCAGACCAAGCTCAAGCAATCGTCAAACGCCAACAACTCGCCCTCCTTTCGGTGGATTCCAGTCCCCACCAGAGTCACCAG TGGAGCAACCGCCTAGTTGGGAGCCCAGCCCACAAAGACGTCCAG CCACAAATAGGCCGACGACATCCGCACCAGCAGCGTCGAGAAGAACCACACCGAGGGTGTCAAGCTGTGTCTGGGCCATTGTCAACTGTTGTTCGCAGGGCAACAGTGATATCCACTATAATTGCTTTGAGGAATTTGGCTGTCACGGCGCCTTTTGGGGCGTCAATCCCTGTGCGGACAATGTGCGCGATGGTGCGATTGCCTCATTAACGAGATCCTTTTCAACCGGTCCTCCATCCCTACGCCAATAA